Within Cucumis melo cultivar AY chromosome 4, USDA_Cmelo_AY_1.0, whole genome shotgun sequence, the genomic segment CTAATCTCCTTCGTTTTAATTTCTTCAAATTCAGTTCCGTGAACTATCAAGACACGGTAACTGTTACAAGTAAAGGTTTTGAGGTGGAACTGACAAAAATCCTAACAGTCTTCACATCCATCGACTTCTCGTGCAATCACTTCGATGGCTATATACCTGCAGAAATCGGAGAACTCAAGGCGCTTTATCTTCTCAACTTGTCCCACAATTCCCTGTCCGGTGAAATTCCCTCATCTATAGGAAATTTGAGTCAGCTGGGTTCTTTAGATCTTTCAAGTAACATGCTTACTGGCGAAATCCCTCTACAGCTCGCGGACCTATCGTTTCTATCTGTATTGAATCTGTCCTACAATCAATTGGTTGGTATGATTCCCATTGGCTCGCAAATCCAAACATTTTCTGCAGACTCCTTTATTGGTAATGAAAGATTATGTGGAGTCCCTTTGCCGAAGGAATGTGGAATTGCAATTCAACCATCATCTTCAGATACAATGGAATCTTCAGAAAACGAATTTGAATggaaatatataataattacaCTTGGATTCATATCAGGAGCTATCACGGGCGTAATCGCTGGTGTTTGCGTCTGGGAGAAAAAATCGAAAGCATTGATGAGATGGGCTTCGGCTTTGGCTTTGGCTTTGGCttttcataataataataataataataaaagaagggTTTAATCTCATTCGGAATGGAAAATAGGTGTTGGGAGGGACATGGAATTTTAAGTTTGTTTTAGATTGGTTCATAGCGAACGTATGAACACGAACAGATCAGATGTGGATTGGGATTTATAACACTCCAAGTTAAAAATTGCTGAAAGGTAAATATTCTGAATCGACTAAGATCGCCGGCCACTTTGAAGTTTTGACCATATTTCATATGGAAATTAAAACCTAAACGGTGACAATTagaataataatagtaataataataagtttgtaGGTCTTTGACCTATTCAAAGCAATttctttttaaggaaaaaaagtCAAGTCATGTGTTGAccctaaatttaattttatggttttattttatacaatttAATTTTATGGCTATTAGATTCCTTGAATCGTGTTTATATTGGTACAGGGATGATTCATAAAAACCCAATACGAGTCGTTTAAATAAGTTTAGAAATATAGTTTGGATTTTtgcttttgaattaattaatttcagCATGTAACAATTTAATGTTTGTATTCttaattttataacaatttaattactaaatttaatgtgtattaatttcatattttgaattttaaagttTGTAACAATTTCATTATTTTGTGAAAgttaattggaaaaaaaattagattgaGAATTACATATGTAGATGGATAAAGTTGGTTAGTACTgaatataaatttacaaattacAAAAGACAAGTTGCTATAGTTAATTTGATAGAGTTTTATTCattataatttatgtttatGTCTTTTTTATGTATAAAAGAACTTTGTATTGAACTCTTCCGAgaactaaattattaattttattcaaataGATTAAAGagaatatatattaaatagatTCGAAATCATATTTTAAATTTCCACTAGTTATATACCTAAGATGAAACAAGATTTAAAATATTGGTGTCATAAAGACATTGAAATcttaatgataaaaaaaattcataagaAATGTCaattaatatttttgaaaattttataaaaggaaataaaagGATTAGTTCTAAAAATAATAGAGTTgcttaaaaaaattacaaaaataaaatcatcgACAAATCAGTTATGAAATTAACGCTATAGACAAAATAGATGTGGAAATTGTTGATCGAGTCCACAATTTTGACACTTATTTTTGTAAAATCTTTTACATTTTCGTTACTTTTGTCatcatttattaaaataatattaataatttaaaatttttgaacaagttaaagagtttattatttatattaacaATATTTTATTCTTATCTAGTTATATGTGTTGAATTCACTCGATTCGGGGTAAAATTTGAGAATATAAGATGAGATGAGTATGAGGGATGGAACATGAACTATGGGTGTAGTACCTAAGTTTtgttgtgtgtatatatatgatatgatatgatatgttgTTGGTTATTTGGTTGGTTAGGTTTAGTTGATTTTTGTAACTTTATATAATCGGAAAATGAAACAATTGGGAAAGAAAGGAAACGGGGAGTCAGAAAAAGAAAGTCGATTTGCGTTGTGGCGGCGGAAATTTTGCATTATTGGGTATTTGGGTTCACATAGACGCGGTTTACTTTGAATACTCAATTTCTCCATCGCTGACGCTGACCGTTCCTCCACCATTATCCTTCTTCAGTGCAATTTCCcctaatttctcttttcttcaattCATTCTCTTCCTCTCTGCTCTTCCCTCTTCACGCATTCGGATTTTTTCAATCTGGTCTTGCCCAACCCACACATGTCTGAAGGTCAACCCTGTGGCTTATGAACTTCCTAATTCCCATTACTAATTCACACCGCTTTCCCCATTCTTTATCCGTATGGACCTTTCCATTAATCCGTCCCGATGAGAAACCTTTTCTTTTCATGCATTTCTTTGATTTTTAGCACCTTTATTTTCCTTAGCATTGGGATTTCTTTGGTTTCTGGACGATGCCCTGACGATCAGCTGTCTCTGTTGCTCCAATTGAAGAATGATCTCGCATACGATTCTTCCTTGTCCAAGAAACTGGTGCACTGGAATCGAAGTGTTGATTACTGTAATTGGAAGGGTGTTAACTGCAGCGACGGCTGTGTTATCGGTCTTGATTTGAGCGAGGAGTCGATTTTAGGTGGGATTGATAATTCAAGCAGTCTTTTCGGTCTTCGGTTCTTACGGGATTTGAACTTGGGTTTCAACAGGTTTAATTCCCCGATGCCTTCTGGATTTAACAGGCTTTTGAATTTAAGTGTGCTGAATATGTCTAATTCTGGATTTAATGGCCAGATTCCTATTGAGATTTCAAACTTAACTGGGTTGGTTAGGCTCGATCTTACTAGCTCGTCTCTCTTTCAAGTTTCGACGCTGACGCTTGAGAACCCAAATTTGATGACTTTTGTTCAGAATTTGAGCAATTTGAGTGTTCTATATCTCGATGGTGTAAATTTGTCAGCAGCAGGAAGTGAATGGTGCAAGGCCTTATCGTCTTCATTGTTAAATCTGACAGTGCTGAGCTTATCGGGCTGTTCTCTTTCGGGACCTCTTGATTCCTCCCTTGCGAAACTTCAGTATCTATCAGAAATTCGTCTGGATAGTAACAACTTTTCCTCACCGGTGCCTGATAATTTTGCGGATTTCCCAACTTTGACTTCGCTGCATCTTAGCAGTTCAAATTTATCTGGGGAATTTCCACGAAGTATTTTCCAGGTATCAACTCTTCAGACTCTGGACTTATCCAATAATAAGTTGCTGGAAGGTTCTCTTCCAGAATTTCCATCCACTAGACCCCTTCGAACTCTGGTTCTAGTTGACACAAATTTTTCTGGAGCACTGCCAAATTCTATTGGAAATTTTAAGAATTTGACCAGATTAGACTTAGCGAGTTGCAACTTTGACGGATCAATCCCAAATTCTATCCAAAACCTTACACAACTTACATATTTGGATCTTTCGAGCAATAAATTTGTTGGTCCAGTCCCATCATTTTCCCAATTGAAGAATCTTACTGTCTTAAACCTTGCTCATAATCGGTTGAATGGTTCCTTGCTTTCCACAAAATGGGATGAGCTTTCCAATCTCGTTAATCTTGATTTGCGTAACAATTCCATCACTGGAAACGTTCCTTTGTCTCTCTTCAATCTTCAATCAATCCGGAAGATTCAACTGTGCTACAACCTATTTAATGGTAGTTTGAATGGGCTCTCCAACGTGTCCTCTTTCTTACTTGATACCCTTGCTTTGGAGAGCAATCGGTTAGAAGGGTCATTCCCAATGTCGTTTTTGGAACTTCAAGGTCTGAAGATTCTCTCACTTTCTTTCAACAATTTTACCGGAAGATTGAATCTAACCGTATTCAAGCAGCTTAAGAATATTACCAGACTTGAACTCTCAAGCAACAGCCTGTCTGTTGAAACGGATGGCACTGACTCAAGTTCTTCTTTTCCTCAAATGACCACATTGAAGTTGGCTTCCTGCAATTTAAGAATGTTCCCTGGCTTCTTGAAAAATCAATCTAAACTCAACTCTCTTGATCTCTCCCATAATGAACTTCAAGGAGAAATACCTCTCTGGATTTGGGGTCTTGAAGATCTTAGTCAGTTAAATCTTTCTTGCAATTCCCTTGTTGGTTTTGAAGGGTCTCCAAAGAATCTTTCTTCCAGTCTCTATCTTCTTGACCTTCATTCCAACAAATTTGAAGGGCCACTTTCGTTCTTTCCTCCATCTGCTGCCTATTTGGACTTCTCCAATAACAGTTTCAGTTCTTCCATTCTACCTGCTATCGGACAATACCTCTCATCCACTGTCTTCTTTTCTCTATCAAAAAATCGCATTCAGGGCAATATTCCTGAATCCATATGCGATGCTAAGAGTCTTCAGGTGCTGGATTTGTCTAATAATAACTTGAGTGGCATGTTTCCCCAATGTCTAACTGAGAAGAATGATAATCTTGTGGTATTAAATCTAAGAGAAAATGCCTTAAATGGCTCTATTCCTAATGCATTTCCAACTAACTGCGGTCTGAGGACTCTTGATCTAAGTGGAAACCACATCGAAGGGCGGGTACCAAAGTCTTTATCAAATTGTCAATATTTGGAGGTTTTGGATCTTGGAAAGAATTGGATAGATGATATCTTCCCATGCTCATTGAAGAGCATATCCACTTTACGGGTGCTTGTTCTTCGCTCAAACAAATTTCATGGTAAATTTGGATGTCAAGAGACCAATGGCACTTGGAAGAGCCTCCAAATTGTTGACATATCTCGAAACTACTTTAATGGTAGCATATCTGGAAAATGCATAGAAAAGTGGAAAGCAATGGTCGATGAGGAAGACTTTAGCAAGTCAAGAGCTAATCACCTTCGTTTTAATTTCTTCAAATTCAGTACTGTGAACTATCAAGACACAGTAACTATTACAAGCAAAGGTCTGGACGTTGAACTGACAAAAATCCTAACAGTCTTCACATCCATTGACTTCTCGTGCAATTACTTCGATGGCTATATACCTGCAGAGATCGGAGAACTCAAGGCGCTTTATCTTCTCAACTTCTCCCACAATTCCCTGTTCGGTGAAATTCCCTCATCTATAGGAAATTTGAGTCAGCTGGGTTCTTTAGATCTGTCAAGTAACATGCTTACTGGCCAAATCCCTCTACAGCTTGCGGAACTATCGTTTCTATCTGTATTGAATCTGTCTTACAATCTGTTGGTTGGTATGATTCCCACTGGCTCCCAAATCCAAACATTTTCTGCAGATTCCTTTATTGGTAATGAAGGATTATGTGGAGCCCCTTTGCTGAATAAATGTGAAACTTCCACTCATCCAACTTCGGATACAAGTAACAAAAAATCAGCTTCAGTAGCTGATGCTGATTGGCAATTCGTATTCATTGGAGTTGGGTTTGGAGTAGGAGCAGCAGCAGTTGTTGCTCCTCTTACGTTTTTGGAGATGGGTAAAAAATGGTCCGACGATACCGTTGACAAAATTCTTCTGGCTATTCTTCCATTAATGGGATACATCTACCTGACTTCCAGTGACCGCAGAGTTGAACCAGAAGATGATAGCAAAGATGACGACGACGACGATTACATCGCAGTTATTTATGAAAATGAAGAAAGTGAAGAAAAATCCTCAGAATTTAAAGGGCAATATTGTGTGTTTTGTTCAAAACTTGACATCTATATGACGAAGGTTATTCATGATCCTCGATGTACATGTCTCTCTTCACTGTCCccaacttcttctttttctacatttcgagaaaaaaattaaagcttGAAAAGGTAATTTCCATTATTTTTGCGATTCTATAATTTGGAAAATAAGAGCATATCTTCTGCTGTACATAATTAGGTATCATCAACTTGAGAATTGGGTTGTTGAAATACTATTAAATTGTCATTTGTATATTCTCTAACGCTTTCTTCTTTCGCTTTCTACATTTGTAAGGAAAGAAATTAGGACATAAAAATGTTATTTCCATTCTTTTTGTCATTCTATGTAACATTATTACTTAATAGAAGACTGTAACTTCAAAATTGGGGTGTTTTTGAAATTGATGTCCTCAGATATCCTTCCTGTGAATATGTTAAAGCCTTCTCTATGAAAATTCAAGGGAAATTGGGAGATGGTTGAAACTGATCGATTTTGTTCTTGCCTTTTTCTTGTTAATACATATTTGTGGtctataaaaatattatcgCCAAATGTAACACACGATTCTAAAATCCTTATAATTTCTGAACTTCTTCTAATATACTATAAATATGACTTTGTAGTATTTTACGTTACATTTGATTTGCATTAAATTAGGTTTTCAGAAGAATATAATCTCTAAGTTTAAgattagtataaaaagttgaactgtattttattttcaaatgcaTTGTTTTTAGTTCAGTTTAGATAGTATTCTCCATCTGAGTAGAtaaattgtttgtttttttttttgtttgcgGGGGAAATTTTGGTGCTTGGTTTGTGCTTCTGCAATATTCTGAATTAATTATTATGGGACTTTAAATATTACAATCATCAAAATGGTTGCCTGTCTGAACCTAACTAAAATGGATAAGGCTTAGAGGTCGAAATTCAAAAAGTGTTTTAACCTGAATTGCTATCCACTCTGTGACAGTGACGGTTAGATATATGAAGAGAGCTGATTAATTTCAATGGAAGGTTACATTGTCTATTTAgctttttaattatatatagagTAAAATTTTGTTGTATTGTTGTAAAAATTTCAAGATGAATTGTTGGAAATATAATCATCCAATTATTATATAAtgcaaaattttataatatggCAAAAATTAGATATTCCATTTATCTAAGTTTGGGAATGAGTTATCACTCATCAAAGAATAAGAGTCTCTCAATAGTACTATAACAAATAGATTTCATTGTGTGTACAATTCTtaaaagtattattatatattaaattatcaaaatttaaaagcTCTATTAATtgcaattatttttcttttttaattttataagcAATAATTAGGCATGTTTAGTCCATTATGGGCACGCAAAAAAGGGAAAAGGAGGTAATAgaataaactaataattttcACAAAAATCGAAAGGCTAAAATGTTTACACACAAAAGGGGAAGAAAACACAACACAAGTAAAGGTTTAATAATTAAACACAACACAAGTAAAGGTTTAATAATTAAAGAAGAAATCAaattgataataataacaataataatagttaaagaagaaataaaaaaaaaaaaaaaaaaaagggttggAAGATGcagtttttctttcttaaacCTCTAAATTCTAATAACACTCTTCACCTGCCACGTCAAAAGTGACGTGTCATGAACTCGAAGTTTCCGGCACCAACTAAGTAAGTGTGGCTACACATATGCCCAAACGCCATTGACAGACTCTATAAAAACGGACGTACATTTTCCATTTTCGATGAAACAAAAGCTATTATaccaaaagaagaagaagaagaagaagaagaagaagaagaaccttATAATTTAATCAGCTTCATATAATTTTGGAAGGGACAATGGGCGATAACGGGGAGTTCAGGTTGGCGTCTTCAGCAATAGACCACGAAGGAAGGTTGCCGAGAAAATACACATCGGAAGGGCAAGGAGCGCAGAAGAACAAATCTCCGCCTTTGGAATGGTACAATTTACCTGAAGGGACCAAGACCCTGGCTCTTGTGGTGCAGGACATTGACGCACCGGACCCCAACGGCCCGATCGTGCCGTGGACCGTGTGGGTGGTTGTGAACATACCGGCTACCTTGAAGGGCCTCCCCGAAGATTTCTCTGGGAACCAACAGGGGCTTGGTGGTGATTATGCAGCTATTCAAGAGGGAAATAATGACGAAAAAGTCCCTGGTTGGCGTGCCCCTACTTTGCCTTCACATGGCCACCGCTTTGAGTTCAAGCTCTACGCTTTAGATGACCATTTGAACCTCGGCAATAAGGTCAATTTcgtcctttttcttcttttatgttttaataTCACACCCTAGTTCAGTTCGATTCTATGACATAATCAAATTGTTTCAATTTCGTAGCCATCGATGTTATTTGAAGGAACAATTGGTAAATACTATTATGGAGATTCTAAATAATGATTCCATCCCTTTCACTTGCAGGCGACAAAGGAGAAGCTGTTAGAAGGAATAGAAGGACACGTGCTGGGAGAAGCCGTATTAATGGCGGTCTTCTGATTACAAAACAACTCTGCTTTTTctactctttctttctttgttccCTCTCAGTCTTACTCGTTATCTGATTACTTGTATTTTGTACATTAGATCAACAATTTCCTTTCTTAATAAGAGATCAAAatgacactttttttttatccatGATGGTTAAAGACTCTCACATATACTCACCCAAAAATTCTGAAACACTCACTATTATAATACATGAAGACATACACAAATTTGAATGAAACCAAAAGaagtttttaaaatgttttacaATTCGATGATCACTCCTCTAGCACCATTTATATAAGGCGATCCAGTTCCTTCTTCCATATTGGCCGCCGCATTCCCGTGCCTTCTTGGATCAAATTTCTCGCCGTCGCCCCAAAGAGCGTAAGCCTCCTCGCCGTGGACGGCGTCGTCGCCGATCATGAGTTCCTCTTCGGGCATTCTTAAGGGCATGAACAGGCGAATAAAGAGGAGTATTACGGTGGTCGAGACTATGTTCCAGCCTATGACGAAGGTGGATCCGGCCAGTTGTTTGAGGAACTGAACGCCGCCGTTTCTGCCGTAAAAGGCGCCGCGCGTGCCGGTGATCGGTAGGTAAAGATCGCAAAGAGTGGGCTCGGCTAAAAGCCCAGTTAGAAGCCCGCCCATTAATCCTGCCACCGCGTGCGTGTGAAATACGCCAAGCGTGTCATCAGCCTGTTGTACACACGTGTGACTTTAATCATTCTTAATAGTTAATAATGGTGTAGTAAAGTATGGGAATGGATTTTTGGAAAGAAAGAGTGGAGTTGGTTAATTACCAACTTCACAACATCTATTTCAATATAAACAAACTTTTCGAAAAGGAAAAATAGTTTCCAAACCTATAATTTactcttttttattaaaaaaattcttttccCACTTTGCTATTTTAGACCATTTCCCATTAATTTATGTGTTCTGTTTCCTTATTTCATGAATTAGTCCATTGGTTGTTGGTGGAATCAACGGCCATACAAAATTCAAATAACtacattttatttcttaaaagcaCTCTATTTTGTTCATAAAATCGACGGATAAAACTATTTATCAATGTTCTGGAAACTTTGGGAAAAAAGCtgcaaaatggaaaataaaggcAAGGCTTTAAAGAGTGGTTGATCCAAAACCTCGTCGTATGGAGTGGAATATTCAAAAATGGCGGAAAGTGAAGTTTGGAAGAAATCCACAAACAACAAAAATAGTACCTTAAGGCAACAACCCAAGGACTATGGGGGGCCATTGAGTCCTTCACTATGAAAATGATTTGTCAAACAACAAATATGATTAAATTAGCATCAATTTggaaatatttaattttacagtcttttttttttttgcaaaaaaaaaagaaaaaagaaaagaaaacaattatTCTCAGTAATTTCCAGAAGCCCCATTGTATTTTTATCAGCAAGTTTGGTTCAATAATCAACTATATATTAGATTtgtaaaaattaataaattaattaaagatagACTTCGTTTGAAAAAGGAGAGGAGAATATTTAGAAATAGAATAAGGTGGAAGATTGAAGAAATTAAATTACCTTTTGCAAGAAACTCAATCTCTTATGAAGGACCATCATGGATAGCCATGGAATACTTCCGGCTAGAATTCCCATTATGATAGCCGCCCACGTCTGCACAACTCCTGTTTTCAATTATTTCTTTCAAATCTTAATTATTGTtgtaatttcataaataatatataatcaTCTTCTCGTTGAAATGTAAATATCAAGAAAATGACATTGTAATGTCACACCCTCTTTTAATTCATGTTTATACttgaaaaattaatatttaaaataaggTAGATATGGTAATTACCGGCGCCAGGTGTAACGCAAGCCAAGCCAGTCATCATACCCTGAATGGCTCCAATCACCGATGGCTTCCCAAAGTAGAACACATCCAAAATGGTCCAAACCAACAAGCTCGTCGCCGCACTCACGTTCGTATTCAGCACCGCTATCGACGCCACCACGTTCGCCGAGTGCGGTGCTCCCCCGTTAAAACCCGACCACCCCATCCACAATAGCCCTGCTCCGGCCAACATCAGCAACACGTTATTCGGCGGAAACCTCTCTCTGTCACTTTTTATCCTCGGCCCTACCTAATAATCccagaaacaaaaacaacaaaacccATCAATTCAAATCCAAATTAAACCCCTCTAATTCTAAACCCCAAATCGAGTTCTTACCCAATAAGCTGCTGTTAACCCAGCAATTCCAGACGAAAGATGAATTACATACCCACCGGAGTAATCAATTACTCCCCACTGAAACAGAAACCCACCGCCCCAAACACTGTATGCCCCAACGGTGTATGAGAAAATTACCCAAAGAGGAACAAAGGCCATCCAAGCTTTGATGTTCATTCTTGCAAGAACAGACCCACCAAGTAAAATCACAGTAATCGCAGCAAAAGTAAATTGAAAATACACAAGTGAAGCCATGGGAACATTGGGTTGAATTCTGGGCGTTCCATTTCCATCGTTAGCGCCACTCTCAGGGATATTGCCTTGCGCTATTAGGTAATTTTGGGACAGAGCTGGAATTCCTTTACCCCAAAAAGGAATCAACTGGTCGCCGAAGGCCATTCTGTAACCGACGATGACCCAACAAATTAGAACGGCGGCGAAGGCGTAAAGAGCCATAAACGCAGAATTGACAGCCCATTTCTTTTTGACGATGCTGGCATAGAGAATCACAAGTCCAGGCATGCTCTGAAGTCCTACGAGAGTGGAGGCTGTAATTTGCCAGGAATTGTCGCCGGTGTTGAGCCATGATGGGGATGCGGCGGCCATGTTTCCCAGTGGTTGAGGGGTTGGAAGATGGAATGAAGGTTTTATGAAGGAATTTTAATGGAGGAAGGAAATTATGAGGAGATGACAAGTGGGTTTCTAGGAATTGATGGGTTGATAGTGAGATTTGAAGGATTTTGACGGAATAGGATGAGAAACGAAATGAGGAGTTGAAATTTTTGTTGAGGGGAGTCGGATAATAAAAGGGGTTTTGAGTGAAAGAATTTGATGACTTCTACAAGCGAAGTGTGCTAAATGGGAAGCGATTCTTCATCCTCCTTCCTCCGCGGAGTCATTTTCCTCGTTTCGTGTGCTCACCTGTTTTCCtcaaaaatcaatttttaaCCTTTATATATTTccattttcactctttttttcctttttctctatGGTGATTGATTATTTGAAAtgatcgttttttttttcactttccaAAAGCTTAATTACCTTTTACACATAGAGcaatacttaattaattatttgtctTTTTATTGAGTTTTACATTTGGTTGCTTGCAAAGAAAATTAGTGTACGAATTGTATAAATGGTGGAAAATTGAAAGATCTATACCAAAAAATTTAACAAGGCTATTAGTTTGTTTCCAAACTCAATATAACTTTAAATCCATCACTCTACTAATATTTTTACTTATTTGTTTTTTCTATCAATCTTGAAAAAGTTCGATAATATTTTGATACAAACGATTAACTATTCTTATCTATATggaagatattttttaaacgtTTTTAAAATCAAGAATATTATTCAATCTTTTAAAACTTTGTGTTATTTTAATTGAAATGTTAAATTTAACGGTAAGAGTTATAATAGTTTTCAAGTAATATAACGTTCATACTATCGATTTCAAAATCTATCACATAAATAGTTAGATTCAATAAATAACAAAGAAAATAccatgaaaaataattaaatgtgGTTGTTATTT encodes:
- the LOC103486267 gene encoding receptor-like protein 7 isoform X1 translates to MRNLFFSCISLIFSTFIFLSIGISLVSGRCPDDQLSLLLQLKNDLAYDSSLSKKLVHWNRSVDYCNWKGVNCSDGCVIGLDLSEESILGGIDNSSSLFGLRFLRDLNLGFNRFNSPMPSGFNRLLNLSVLNMSNSGFNGQIPIEISNLTGLVRLDLTSSSLFQVSTLTLENPNLMTFVQNLSNLSVLYLDGVNLSAAGSEWCKALSSSLLNLTVLSLSGCSLSGPLDSSLAKLQYLSEIRLDSNNFSSPVPDNFADFPTLTSLHLSSSNLSGEFPRSIFQVSTLQTLDLSNNKLLEGSLPEFPSTRPLRTLVLVDTNFSGALPNSIGNFKNLTRLDLASCNFDGSIPNSIQNLTQLTYLDLSSNKFVGPVPSFSQLKNLTVLNLAHNRLNGSLLSTKWDELSNLVNLDLRNNSITGNVPLSLFNLQSIRKIQLCYNLFNGSLNGLSNVSSFLLDTLALESNRLEGSFPMSFLELQGLKILSLSFNNFTGRLNLTVFKQLKNITRLELSSNSLSVETDGTDSSSSFPQMTTLKLASCNLRMFPGFLKNQSKLNSLDLSHNELQGEIPLWIWGLEDLSQLNLSCNSLVGFEGSPKNLSSSLYLLDLHSNKFEGPLSFFPPSAAYLDFSNNSFSSSILPAIGQYLSSTVFFSLSKNRIQGNIPESICDAKSLQVLDLSNNNLSGMFPQCLTEKNDNLVVLNLRENALNGSIPNAFPTNCGLRTLDLSGNHIEGRVPKSLSNCQYLEVLDLGKNWIDDIFPCSLKSISTLRVLVLRSNKFHGKFGCQETNGTWKSLQIVDISRNYFNGSISGKCIEKWKAMVDEEDFSKSRANHLRFNFFKFSTVNYQDTVTITSKGLDVELTKILTVFTSIDFSCNYFDGYIPAEIGELKALYLLNFSHNSLFGEIPSSIGNLSQLGSLDLSSNMLTGQIPLQLAELSFLSVLNLSYNLLVGMIPTGSQIQTFSADSFIGNEGLCGAPLLNKCETSTHPTSDTSNKKSASVADADWQFVFIGVGFGVGAAAVVAPLTFLEMGKKWSDDTVDKILLAILPLMGYIYLTSSDRRVEPEDDSKDDDDDDYIAVIYENEESEEKSSEFKGQYCVFCSKLDIYMTKVIHDPRCTCLSSLSPTSSFSTFREKN
- the LOC103486267 gene encoding receptor like protein 22-like isoform X2, which produces MTFVQNLSNLSVLYLDGVNLSAAGSEWCKALSSSLLNLTVLSLSGCSLSGPLDSSLAKLQYLSEIRLDSNNFSSPVPDNFADFPTLTSLHLSSSNLSGEFPRSIFQVSTLQTLDLSNNKLLEGSLPEFPSTRPLRTLVLVDTNFSGALPNSIGNFKNLTRLDLASCNFDGSIPNSIQNLTQLTYLDLSSNKFVGPVPSFSQLKNLTVLNLAHNRLNGSLLSTKWDELSNLVNLDLRNNSITGNVPLSLFNLQSIRKIQLCYNLFNGSLNGLSNVSSFLLDTLALESNRLEGSFPMSFLELQGLKILSLSFNNFTGRLNLTVFKQLKNITRLELSSNSLSVETDGTDSSSSFPQMTTLKLASCNLRMFPGFLKNQSKLNSLDLSHNELQGEIPLWIWGLEDLSQLNLSCNSLVGFEGSPKNLSSSLYLLDLHSNKFEGPLSFFPPSAAYLDFSNNSFSSSILPAIGQYLSSTVFFSLSKNRIQGNIPESICDAKSLQVLDLSNNNLSGMFPQCLTEKNDNLVVLNLRENALNGSIPNAFPTNCGLRTLDLSGNHIEGRVPKSLSNCQYLEVLDLGKNWIDDIFPCSLKSISTLRVLVLRSNKFHGKFGCQETNGTWKSLQIVDISRNYFNGSISGKCIEKWKAMVDEEDFSKSRANHLRFNFFKFSTVNYQDTVTITSKGLDVELTKILTVFTSIDFSCNYFDGYIPAEIGELKALYLLNFSHNSLFGEIPSSIGNLSQLGSLDLSSNMLTGQIPLQLAELSFLSVLNLSYNLLVGMIPTGSQIQTFSADSFIGNEGLCGAPLLNKCETSTHPTSDTSNKKSASVADADWQFVFIGVGFGVGAAAVVAPLTFLEMGKKWSDDTVDKILLAILPLMGYIYLTSSDRRVEPEDDSKDDDDDDYIAVIYENEESEEKSSEFKGQYCVFCSKLDIYMTKVIHDPRCTCLSSLSPTSSFSTFREKN
- the LOC103486265 gene encoding uncharacterized protein LOC103486265; amino-acid sequence: MGDNGEFRLASSAIDHEGRLPRKYTSEGQGAQKNKSPPLEWYNLPEGTKTLALVVQDIDAPDPNGPIVPWTVWVVVNIPATLKGLPEDFSGNQQGLGGDYAAIQEGNNDEKVPGWRAPTLPSHGHRFEFKLYALDDHLNLGNKATKEKLLEGIEGHVLGEAVLMAVF
- the LOC103486266 gene encoding ammonium transporter 2 is translated as MAAASPSWLNTGDNSWQITASTLVGLQSMPGLVILYASIVKKKWAVNSAFMALYAFAAVLICWVIVGYRMAFGDQLIPFWGKGIPALSQNYLIAQGNIPESGANDGNGTPRIQPNVPMASLVYFQFTFAAITVILLGGSVLARMNIKAWMAFVPLWVIFSYTVGAYSVWGGGFLFQWGVIDYSGGYVIHLSSGIAGLTAAYWVGPRIKSDRERFPPNNVLLMLAGAGLLWMGWSGFNGGAPHSANVVASIAVLNTNVSAATSLLVWTILDVFYFGKPSVIGAIQGMMTGLACVTPGAGVVQTWAAIIMGILAGSIPWLSMMVLHKRLSFLQKADDTLGVFHTHAVAGLMGGLLTGLLAEPTLCDLYLPITGTRGAFYGRNGGVQFLKQLAGSTFVIGWNIVSTTVILLFIRLFMPLRMPEEELMIGDDAVHGEEAYALWGDGEKFDPRRHGNAAANMEEGTGSPYINGARGVIIEL